TCAATACCAGCTTTACCGGTCGCGATTTGCTGGTGACGCGTTTGCAGGCGGGCAATAGCGGTTCTTTAGGTCTTACCAATACCAATAGCGGTATTTCTTTTTCCCATCCTACTGGTGAAGACGTACAGGCTTCCCAGGTATTCGGCGATACGGATAATACGTTTGTGCTGGATACGTTTGCGTATATGTTTCCCTTAGGGGAGAAAATTTCCGTAACCTTGGCTGCCAATGCTGGGATTTTTGATGATTTTACGCCTACCCTCAATCCTTATTTTGAAGATTTTGACGGTGGCGATGGGGCTTTGAGTGCTTTTGCCCAACGCAATCCCATTTATCGCCTCGGGGGGGGTGCTGGTTTGGGGGTGAAGTTTCGACCCAGCCATCAGTGGGAGTTTACGGCTGGCTATTTGGCAGCGAATGCTAGTGATTCGGGGCAGGGGAGTGGCTTGTTTAATGGCGACCAAGCGACTTTGGCGCAAGTGACGTTTCGACCCAGCGATCGCTTGGGGGTGGCTCTCACCTACAACCATGCTTATTTTAGTGAAGGAAATTTTGGTTTTGATAACGGCGGTGCTACTGGTACGGGCTTTACGGGAACAACCCTGGCCAACCAAATTGGCGCTACCAATGCCATTGATAGCGATTCTGTCGGTTTGCAGTTTGCCTGGCGGGTGGCCCCTCAAATCCAACTTAATGGCTGGGCGGGATATACCAATGTAGAATTGCTCGATAGCGATATTGATGGCGATATTTGGAATGGTGCTCTGGCTTTGGCGTTTCCCAATGTTCCCATTCCGGGCAATGTGGCTGGCTTGGTGGTGGGGGTTCAGCCTTATTTAAGCGATTTGGAAGGGTTGAACGATGTGTTTGCAGACGATCCGCCTTTTCACGTGGAAGGATTTTACAAACTCAAAATTAGCGAAAATCTCAGCGTGACCCCTGGTTTTATTTGGCTGACCTCTCCCAACCAAGATAGCGAAAACGATGATGCAGTCATCGGTACTTTAAGGACTACGTTTCGTTTTTAAGACGAACTATTTGGGAAAAATAACGATTGTCTGCAATTTTCCAATTGTTCTCGTAGGGGCGCAGCATGTTGCATCCCTACGGCAAAATACCTCGACGATCTCTTGAAAAAAAATTATTCGAAAAATGGTATTGTAAACTGTTATTCATAAAACAAAAAACTTGGGTAGGGCCGCTTCGCAAGCCGACCCTACAGTAGGGAATTAGTCAGCGTCAGCATCTTTTTTGGTCAAAATATTCCAAGCGGCTTCTGCGGCTTTGGATAAGCGATCGCCAAACTCTTCCATTTCTTTAAGAATGGAATCCCAATTTTGCTTGGCTTCGTCTTCTAACATGCTTACAGCTTCTTCTACAGAATGGCGCTGTTCGTTGGCAAAAGTACCAATTTGATTTAATTCTTCTCTGGCACGTCTGACAGCATTCATGTAAGCTTCGTAGCCCTGTTCGCCAGCGTTTTGAATTTCTGACTGGGCGCGCTTGCGCATGGCATCCACCAGTTCTTCCATTTTGGCTTTGACCTCGTCGTTTTCGTTGGGCATTTTTTGCTCTACGAGGTCTTTGGCTTGCTGGCTAACGGCAGGTTTATTTTCTGGTTTATTTTCTGGGGGAGTGGGTGCATTCTGGGTCATAAACGAACCTCCTAATGAAATTTGATTCTCTAAAGACCTTTCGCTTCTATACTCTCACATGGCAGGTGGCAACGACTATGTGGATTTCCCAACTTTCTCGCCAACTAAATAAAACCTGGCACTTACCATGCCACCAGCTTGAAAATCTCCCCAGCAAAACCCTTCTAGGGAAGTTAAACTTTGGTTAAGTTTGCCAGACCTTCAACCAACGGTAGAGATATGCACACCTGGAAAAGTTCCCGACCGTTTACGTGGTCTGCGATCGCTTGCTATACACCATGCGATTGGCCACACTAATCGTGTCGATGATACCCACAATAGTAGCATCCAACGGCGTCTTTTCCCGACCTTCAAACTGGCGAGCAGCACTACCGCAGGTCACCAAAACCCATTCTTCCACACCAGCGCCCACGCGATCGGCAGCCACTTCATAGTCAGAGAGCAAATTTCCCTCTTCGTCAATAAACTGTACCAGCAAAAATTTCACCCCACGCAGGCTTTCTTCTTTTTGGGTACTAACCACAGAACCGAGAACTTTCGCAATTTTCATGAAACTTCTGTACGATAATTTTCCAACCTTAACAGGTGTGGGGGCACCGGGTGCGTACCGAGGGTGGGAGATACAATTGGTTGTTCGATCCCATGCCCCGATTCCCTGATGCTCCGACACCTATTCTCAACTAACGGCGATGGTACTCAACCCGCAAATTGACCACATCGTTGTTTTCGCCAGTGTAGAAAGTCTCGCGGCGAACTTCCGAAAGTCCCAAACGGTTGCTAAATTGAGCAACTTCCCCTAAAGATAAAGGCCAGGGAGGACCGTTGGGTTCGGCTTCCGTCTCTCGTAGGTGAGCAATGAGCAGTAAAATGCCTTTGGGAGCAACCAAGGAAGCTACAGCTTCAATCGCTTGCGATCGCACTTTTAAAGGCAAAGATTGTACCGTACGGGATTCAAACACCAAATCGAAATACTGGTGCCATTTGGCATCCAAATGTAGCAAATCTGCCACTTCATAGTTGACCCGGGAGTGGGGAAAGCGAGAGCGACACCATGCAATCGCTTGGGAAGAAACATCAAAGGCAGTTACTTCAAAACCAGCTTGCGAGAGCGCCTCCGCATCATCCCCCAAACCGCAACCAATGACCAAGGCTTTTTTTCCAGTTGCTACTGGGGCATCCTTTTGCAGCCATTCTTGCAATTTAGGGTGGGGTTGCAACATCGCCCAAGGAATGGAATTGGCATCGCCGGCAGCTTCAGCATACAGGCGATCGAACCATCCCACGAGATCCCCTTGGCGTTCGGCTTCTGCTTGCAAAGCTTTTGCTTTTTCCCTTACCGTTTCTTGGTTAGGGGATTTGTTACTCATATTTTTCTGCGCTCAATTGGGTGTATACCTCATCAGCAGGGGGTTTCCCACCTATCCGGCGCTGCCATCACTCAGGACAACACAGCGATCGAATGCAACTGGTGGTTATGATATCACGAGGGACCCCTTTATACATTTTGTTCCATCGTTGGATGGGGAAAGGGATCCTTTTCCATGCAATTATCAGTTCCCTCGCCACCAAAGTTCGTCAGCTGTGTGGCTTTTCGCTGGTGGCAGCAATGGTCTAAACGAAGTGCAAACTCGTTCGTTCCCAAGGTCTCCTTGAAAAATGAACAAATCTACAATTCAAATTCCCAAACTCTATCAAGAACTGGAAGTTTCCCTAAGCTCCGGTCAGTGGAAATCGGCTGACGCGCAAACTCGGCAGATTATGCACTATATTGCCGGAATTCACCACAAAAATTACTTGCACGAAAGCGATCTCGCTGTATTTCCCTGTGAGGAGCTGTTGTGGCTGGATTGGCTGTGGCTGCAAAACAGCGATCGCCGATTTGGGTTTAGCATCCAGCGGCAAATCTGGCGGGAAGTAGGCGGCGATACCGAAGATGCCAACTACCAGACTTGGCTGCGGTTTGGGAAAGCGGTAGGATGGCGGCGTAATACTTGGTTAAAACCGGAAGAAATTAACTATACATCGCAAGCTTGTGCCGGGCATTTGCCTATTGATTGGCTGGAAGAATGGGAGCTGGGAGACATTTGCGTCACCCTCTTTGCCAGATTGGATTGCTGTAAAGACTCGTAAAAACCAAGGAAACAGGAAACACTTATGAACAACCCATCCCCCCGCGTACTGTGTCTGGGTGAAGTTTTATTCGATTTGCTAGCCGACCAAGTGGGTCAAAACTACGAACAGGTCACCTCTTGGACGCCCTATCCCGGAGGTGCCCCTGCCAATGTAGCGGCGGCTTTGGTAAAGTTGGGAACGCCAGCGGGATTTGTTGGTTGCGTTGGCAGCGACGACAGTGGCAACGAACTGGTAGAACTGCTGAAAACCACTGGCGTAAACATCCAAGGGGTTCAGCGCCATCAGGAGGCACCTACGCGCAAAATTTATGTGGTGCGTACCAACAGCGGCGATCGCGAGTTTGCTGGTTTTGGCGGTATGGATAGTGCTGCCTTTGCCGATACCCACCTCGATGCCAATGCTTTAGACGAGTCTTTGTTTGAAATGGCGGAGTTTCTGGTTTTGGGAACCCTAGAACTCCCTTACGATGGCACCCGGGGTGCTATTGAAAAAGCTTTGCAGCTGGCGGAAAAATACGATCTAAAAATTGTTCTCGATGTCAACTGGCGACCTATGTTTTGGCCCAACCCAGAAGCTGCCCCCCAAGCCATTCAGCATCTAATTGAATACGCCGATTTTCTGAAACTATCAGCCGAAGAAGCCCAATGGCTGTTCGATACCCAAGACCCAGGTGCCATTAAATATCGTTTGAATTCCGTTGATGGGGTCTTGGTAACTTCCGGCGAACACGGCGCTGCCTACTGTTTGGGAGAAAACGAAGACAAAATTCCCGCTTTTGCTGTCAAGGCAGTGGATACCACCGGTTCGGGAGATGGTTTTCTGGCGGGGTTGATTCACCAACTTTGCCAAAAAGGCATCCACAGCCTCGAAGATGCGGCAACTGCCAAACAAGTGGTCACTTATGCCTGTGCTGTAGGCGCTTTGACCGCCACCAAACCTGGCGCGATCGCCTCTCAACCGATGCCATCGGAAGTAGAAGCGTTTTTAGCGGAAAACCCGCCCAATTAAGTGCTGGAAGTTGTTAAGAATTTCCGAGCGATCGCCCAATTGCAGATAGAAGGTGAAAAAATGAAGGGGGGATCTTTGGAATCTCTAGAAATTGCTTTAACGCGATCGCCGCTGGGGAAACTTCTCCCAACGGTCTGCGATGGAAATCATGGAACTTTACTCTCTTTCCCTTTCCTTTACCGTAGCCACAGCTACCGCCGCCGTCTGCCCGAGTCATTTTTGGATGGGGGTATCCACGTTCACATCCGTCTTTCATTCAGACCAGGCGGTGGAAATGCCCGTTTTTCAACCCGTGGCTGCCAATGCCAACACAACGGCTGTGGAGAAAAACCAACCTTTGCTCTGGCGTTACGCGATCGCGCAAAATGCTTTGCCCGACGATTGGCAGCAGTTTGCCTACCCACAAGCCGGTTTTGCCGTTCGTATGCCCCAACCTCCTAAGGAAGTTACCGAACAAATCGACACCTCTTTTGGCAAACTCGACATTCATACGTTAAGCGCCCAGCAATCGGGGATTGGTTATTTGGCGGTTTATGCCAACTATCCCAACCACGCTTCCCTGCCAGCCAACCGCCAGCAAATTTTGGAAGCTTGGAAACAGGAGTTTGTCAACGCGGCTGGGTTGCAAATCCTACAGGAACGGGCGCTCGATTTTAACGGATATCCCGGTACGGAAATTCGCTACACCAACGGCAACGGCGAGATGGGCAAAGCCCGTTTTTATTTTGTTCAACAACGGATTTACCAGATTCTCGCCGCTACCAGCCAACAACAAGAAAGCACTCGTTTCGGCAAATATGCCGATCGCTTTCTGGATTCCTTTGAACTGTTGGATAATTAATTATTGGGAAGTATCGGGTTCGTAGAGATATTCAAACCAATTGCCATCGGGATCGCGCCCGTAAAAAGATGCGGTTCCATCGCGATGTTCGTGGAGTTCGGAAATGTCAGCGTTGGCGGCAGACAGCTCCCGGTAGGCAGCTTCGATTTCGCTGCGATCGCGAAAAACAAACCCAAAATGGGCTTCGGCTTGTTTGTAATTGGGGCTTAGTAGCGCTAAACCATCATCGCCGGCTTTCAGATAAGCCCAGTCTTTATCCTGCCAAACCAATTTCATCCCCAAATTTTGATAAAACTGGGCAGATTTTTCTATATCTTGGACGCAAATGGCTACGTGACCCAATCGCTTCAGTTGCATACAGGCTATCGCTCAAAACATCTATGCTATCTATTTTAGAGAAAACCTTTTTCCCTTGTCCTCGTCTTAAGTACAGCAACTAGTTCCTACCATCGAGCATGAAGTGGAAATTTTTATTGCCATTATTGGTTAGCGTATTTGGTTTGGTTAGTGGGCGCTACCAACAGCTGCCCCAAGCGGCAGCAATGCCCCAGCAGCGATCGCCATTCCCCCTCGCCCAAAACAAAACCAACTTGCAGTTTTCCCAACCCATTGACTGTACCTTGGGCGAAGATTGCTTTATTTTAAACTATGTAGACCGCGACCCTTCCCCCCAAGCCATTGATTTTGCCTGTCGCGGGCAAACCTACAACGGTCACAAAGGTACAGATTTTGCCCTGCGGGATATGCAAGCCATGGAAGAGGGGGTGGAGGTGTTGGCAGCAGCATCGGGAACGGTAATTGCCACCCGCGATGGTATGCCCGACCGTCGGATTACTTCCGAGAAAAGCCGCCAGGAGGTAGAAGGGACCGAATGCGGCAATGGTGTGGTTATCGACCACGGCAATGGCTGGCGATCGCAATATTGCCACTTAAAACAGGGCAGCGTAGTCGTTAGCCAGGGAGACGAAGTTTCCCGAGGTCAGGTTTTAGGAGAAGTCGGCAGTTCCGGTTTGAGTTCTTTTCCCCACGTTCATCTTTCTTTACGTTTTGAAGGGGATGTGGTGGATCCGTTTGTGGGTCGTACCCAAGCCACGGGTTGCCAGGTAGAAAGAAATCCCCTGTGGCAAGACCCCATTAGCTATACACCGGCGGGGGAAATACGGTCGGGATTTGCCACCGAAAGACCTTCCACCGATGAGGTTTGGCAAGGAAAATTCCACCAAAACGAATTTTCTACCGATGTTCCCCTGTTAATTTTTTGGATGCAAGCTTACGGTGTGGAAGCTGGAGATGTGGAAACGGTGAGGCTGACTTCGCCAGATGGGGAAGTGGTAGCCGAAACCCAACAGTCTATCGATCGATCCCATCGCATTTGGTTGCGCTACGTAGGCAAACGCAACTCCCAACAGCGACCTTTAACCCCAGGCGTTTGGCGCGCCGAATACCAGTTAAAACGGGGCGATCGCATTTTAATTGACCGCACCCAACAAGTGCGGTTGCGCTAGTTCGCCAAGAATTGGTTAGAATCTAGAGATAGCATTTCCCAAGTTTGCGCCAACATCTCGCTGAGCCAGTGACGTTGGGAACTGTCCAAGAGATTGTCATCTACGAGAATTTCTGTGGTCAGTTCTTCTAACGTCTTCCCCTGTTGCTGGGAGACAGCGATCGCGCCCACAATCGCTGAAGCCACCAATTCCTCGTCCACAGGCATTTGCTGGAGAGCGCACATTTCGCGAATTGTTCTCGGTATGGGATAATTCATGGCGAGCTTTGGCAACAGGTTCACTTACATTGCTGGAAAACAAGGATATGCGAACACGAAATGTAAACTTTGTTTAATATATTTTAATACAGCATCTCGGAATAATACAGGATTTTTCCCTTTTGTCAAGATTCCTTTAGGATTTTTTTATCATTGGCATGAAAGAACTTCTATACCTGGAAATCCCCACACCAGAAACCGACACCGTTCGCAATTGGTTGCAGCAAGAATTCCAATCCAAATGGGGGCAGCGCCATCCCACCCCCGATGGCATTTTGCTGTCATTTTCTAGTAACGCCAACAGCGACCACCCTATGCAAGACAGCCTCTCCATATTTGTGTGGTCGCTGCAAAGAACCACCTACCTGAAAGTCTTCCGCTGGGCAGACCAAGCCCTTGCCGGGGAAGCCCAAGTTATCGAAACCCTCACCAGGCAAATTCGTCAACGCTTTCCCCACCACTATCCCGAACCACCAGAAATCGACCTCTCGCAACAATCCATTTTCGATGCCCTCGCGCCCTACTATCCCCTCACCGTCAAATACTTCCAAAAAATGCCCAAAGGGGAATACGACCTCACCCGCGCCTACTGGTGGGAACGTCGCTGGCGGGAAGGGGTTCGCCATCCCCAACAACCCAAACAGGTCATTTTCCGCCAGGAGAAACTTCCCGATGACGTACCAGAAACCCCCGAGTACGATTTAATTTATATTGGCGGGGCATTGGGGGTTATCCATGCCGCTGTCATGGCGCGGTTGGGATATAAAGTGGCGCTGGTGGAAAGATTGGGGTTTGGTCGCATGAACCGGGAGTGGAACATTTCCCGGGATGAATTCCAAAGTTTGATCGACCTGAATTTGTTCACCCAATCCGAATTTGAAAGCGTCATCGCCAGGGAATACAAAGACGGCTTTCATAAATTTTTCGATGCCAACAATCCGCCGCAATGCAAAGCAGCGGTATTGCAAACCCCCACAGTTTTGAACATTGCCCTAGATACCGAAAAGCTACTGCAACTTTGCGGGGAAAAATTCCGGCAAGCTGGCGGCGAAATTTGGGATGATACGGAATTTCAACGCGCCGATATTTACGATTCCCAAACCATCGTACAAGCGCGTCATTTGCCCAGCGGCGAACAGTATCAATTTCGCGGTCGTTTGCTAGTAGATGCCATGGGAACTGCTTCTCCCATTGCCTGGCAGTTAAATGGAGGTCGCGCTTTTGATAGCGTTTGCCCCACCGTTGGCGCTTCCATTGAATCGGGATTGGGTCACGAAGTTTGGGATCGCAACTATGGCGATGTTTTGCACAGCCACGGGGATATTTCCCGGGGCAGGCAGTTAATTTGGGAATTGTTTCCCGGAAAAGGTGATGAAGTAACGATTTATCTGTTCCACTACCATCAGATGCATCCCGACAATCCCGGTTCCCTGTTGGAGATGTACGAGGATTTCTTTACCATTTTGCCAGAGTATCGTCGCTGCAATATGGATGAGTTGGTGTGGCGCAAGGCGACATTTGGCTATATTCCCGGTCATTTTAGCGTGGGCAGTCGCGATCGCCAAGTTGCTTTCGACCGACTCACCGCCATTGGCGATGCTGCTTCTTTACAATCGCCGTTGATTTTTACCGGATTTGGTTCGTTAATTCGCAATTTGGAACGTTTGACCACCTTGTTGGATAGCGCCTTGCAACATGACCTGCTGCAAGCCAAATATTTAAACCAAATTCGCGCCTATCAAAGCAACGTAGCGGTTACCTGGCTGTTTTCCAAAGGCATGATGGTTCCCACGGGGAAACATTTACCCCCGGAACGAATTAATTCCATGCTGAATACATTTTTTGGCATCCTAGCAGAAGAACCTGCCGAAATTAGCGATCGCTTTATCAAAGACCGCACCAAATGGTTCACCTTCACCCGACTCGCCTTAAAAGCCGCCCGTCAAAACCCGACTTTATTGGTCTGGATTTGGCAGCTAGCAGGTCCAAAAGACATGTTCCGCTGGTTGGGCAGTTATGTAGAATTTACCATCAATGCCATGGTTAGCTGGCTGTTGGGTTGGCTGCCGTCATTTACCACTTGGGCGCAACCCTGGCTGGAACCCCGCTATCCGGCATTGTGGTTCCGGTTGTTAGCGTTCAGTTATTTCCTCACTTCAGGGATGGGTCGCCAGCCCAAGGTTTCCCTTTCCAATCAGAAGGGGATGTCGGCGGTTGCTAGTCAGTGATTTGGAGAGTGGGAGAGGGGGAGGAGGGGGAGGAGTGGGAGAGGGGGAGGAGGGAGAAGATATGGTTTTCTCTTTTCCTCAAAATGCTGTTGTTGTTTTAGGGAAACATAGCAATTTTGCTGCCAATTTTAGATTTTCCATCTAACAATTCTGTTGCTTTTTCTGTTTGATAATCTCAGAGAGGGCAACCACACCGGAGTTGACCCTACAATCTTCCCCATTTTCCAACAATACGTCATAAACCAGGCGATCGCATTTACCCTCCTCCCATTCCTCCCCCTCCTCCCCCTCCTCCCACTCCTCCCCCTCTCCAAACCCCCTCGCCGAATTCAACGTTCTACCATGAATGCCTTCGACTTTCGCTTTGCCATCATCAGCGACCCTCACATTGCCGTTCCCCAAACCATTCAAAACCACAAGCAGCGGTTTCATTTGGTGGAAGTGAGCATTCCGGCTTTGGAACAGATTGCCGACCATCTGTCTCGGGAAAATATCGATTTTCTGCTGCTGCCTGGGGATTTAACCCAACATGGGGAACCGGAGAATCATGCTTGGTTGGGGAAAAAGCTGGCAGCGTTGCCGTTTCCCACGTATGTGATTCCGGGAAATCACGATGTTCCCGTTTGGCAGCGGGATGGTTATTCCATTGGCTTTTCTGAGTTTCCCAGTTACTATCGCTATTGTGGGTATGGTGGGGAAAATCGCTTGTACTATACCCAACAAATTTTGCCGGGGGTGAGGTTGATTGGGTTGAATTCCAATATTTTCCATCAAGATAAGCAATTGGGTTGTTTGGATGGGGAACAAATGGAATGGTTGGAAGGGGTGTTGGCAGAAGCAACGGAACCTTTGGTGATGGTGATGGTTCACCACAATGTTATTGAACACTTACCCAACCAAGCCCAACATCCCCTAGGACGGCGTTACATGCTGGATAATGCACCGGAACTGCGGCAGTTGTTGCGGCGGTATGGCGTGCAGCTGGTGTTTACGGGGCATTTGCACGTTCAGGATGTGGCGTATCAGGATGGATTATATGATATTACTACGGGGTCGTTGGTGAGCTATCCCCATCCCTATCGTATCTGTCGCTTTCGCCAAGACGAACGGGGGCAGCGATCGCTTCAAGTGGAATCCTACCACATTCAAAGCGTGGCGGGATGGGAGAATTTGCCGGATATTTCGCGGGAGTGGATCGGCGATCGCAGCCATCCATTTATGATGCGTTTGCTCACGGACCACCCACTCAAATTTCCAGAAACGGAGGCAGAAAGGCTAGTGCCGGATTTGCGTTATTTTTGGGCGCATATTTGTCAGGGGGATTCATTATTTGATTTTTCCCATTTTCCACCCCAAGCACGTCGCTATTTTGAAAATTTTGGCGCGATCGCGGCAGAAGGGCATTTAGAATTTATAGACAATCATGCAGTATTTTTGCTGGAATCCTTTTAACTCCACCCCGTAGGGTGGGCATCGCCCACCTAAAAAAACACACAAAACATCCATCATGCAAATCTCCACCCCGTAGGGTGGGCATCGCCCACCTAAAAAAAACACACAAAACATCCATCATGCAAATCTCCACCCCGTAGGGTGGGCATCGCCCACCTAAAAACAACTCACAAAACATCCATCATGCAAATCCTCCAACTCAGCGGACGGCAACGCAAACAACTCCGAAAAGCGATTCTTTCTGCCTACCCCAAATTTGAAGATTTGGAAATCTTTGTTGATGAGAACTTTGGGGAGAATTTAGCCGCGATCGCAAATAGTCGCAAATACGAATATACCGTATTTGACCTGATTCAAAGAGCCGAAGCCAAAGGGTGGCTGGACGATTTAATTGTAAGCCTGTATCAAGATACCCCAGACAATCCCGACATTCAACAGTTTTGTGCGCCCATTCAAAATTACGTCAGAAAGCGATTGCTGTTGGCAGGGGAAACAGAACCTTCTCCCGATACCCGTTCCTTGTTCGAGACAGACTTCGATTGGGAAGGTCCAACAGACGATGCCGAACTGCAAGCCTTCCTGCCGCGACAGCTTTCCTTGGAAGCCGACGTGGGCACCTTGCGGCGGGGAATTCTGGATTGTGCCAATGCCGTCTGCAAAATCACCTCCCGCGATAATCCCCACCAATCTGGAACCGGCGTTTTGATAGCCCCAGACTTGGTTCTGACCAACTACCACATTCTCAGCCACGAAAATAACGCCGACTTGCAGCCAATCGCCGCTTCCCTATGTTTTGAATTTGGCTATATCAGTACAGACCTCACCCAAAACCAGCAAACCCAACAATTTTCCGCCCATTCCCAGCAACCCGTCGTCGCCGCCAGCGAAATTAACCGCCTCGATTACGCCTTGCTGCGGCTGGAACCCAGCATCCAAAACCAACCCATTCCCCCCGTTTCCCATAATGCCACCATTCCCACTCCCAAAACCGGACTCAATTTGCTGCAACATCCGGAAGGGGAACGCATGAAAGTGTCTTTAAGTAGCAACGGCGTTGTGAGCAGCAACTCAGAAAAAGGCAAGGTATGGTACGTTAATCGTACCGCTGGTGGTTCCAGTGGGGCACCGTGTTTTGACGAAGATTGGCAGTTGGTGGCTTTACACCACGCTGAAATTGCCCGTGGGTTCGGTAGCATCCGCGAAGGCATTTTGTTTGCTTCCATTTATTCAGAAATTGCTTCTTTTTTGTAGGAGAAAAAGCGAATGTCTCGTCGTATTGTCACGCAGCAATTGCAGTCTACTCAGGGCAATGTTCCCCCAGA
The DNA window shown above is from Geitlerinema sp. PCC 9228 and carries:
- a CDS encoding trypsin-like peptidase domain-containing protein, yielding MQILQLSGRQRKQLRKAILSAYPKFEDLEIFVDENFGENLAAIANSRKYEYTVFDLIQRAEAKGWLDDLIVSLYQDTPDNPDIQQFCAPIQNYVRKRLLLAGETEPSPDTRSLFETDFDWEGPTDDAELQAFLPRQLSLEADVGTLRRGILDCANAVCKITSRDNPHQSGTGVLIAPDLVLTNYHILSHENNADLQPIAASLCFEFGYISTDLTQNQQTQQFSAHSQQPVVAASEINRLDYALLRLEPSIQNQPIPPVSHNATIPTPKTGLNLLQHPEGERMKVSLSSNGVVSSNSEKGKVWYVNRTAGGSSGAPCFDEDWQLVALHHAEIARGFGSIREGILFASIYSEIASFL